ACCGCGTTCTTCGGGGGCGGGCTGGTGCTGCTGATCCTCGGAGTGATCATCGGGGTGGGCAGCGGCAATCCCGGCATGGCCGTCATCGTGGTGGTGGCGCTGGCCGTCGCCGGGCTGTTCTACACCGGGATGAACGCTCCGGAGCCCAAGGTGGACCCGATCCGCGTTCTCGACGTGCTGGGCGGGCCGGGCAACCTGCCGGCCGGCTACCTGGTGCACCCGCCGGCGTGGCGGGCCGGCATGCCGGAGTACCTGGCCAAGGTCAGTGACCGGCAGCTGGCGATCGCGGCCCGGCTGTGCCGGGAGCACCCCGGCTCGGTGGCCGACCTGATCCGGCTGGTGATGACCGCCGAGGCGCACGCGCACGAGCACTCGTTCGGGCACGGGGTGACCGAGTCGGACATCTTCCGGGTCGCGCACCGCGCCACCACGGAGTGGGCCCGGGTCGCCCCGGCGCCGATGCTGGTCGAGCAGTCCTGACCGGGATCGGTCAGTCCTAGGGCGCGGGCTCCGCCCGACGTGAAGCGAACGGCCGCCGGCGTCAGCCGGCGGCCGTTTCGTCATGTCAGGTGCCGATTTGCGGACAGAAGCCGGCCGCGACGGCCGTTACCGTCGAGCCATGACGATTCTGGTAACCGGTGCAACCGGGGCAGTCGGGCGGCACGTGGTCACCGCGCTCGTGGCGGCCGGCGAGCGGGTGCGGGCGACCAGCCGCAAACCGCAGGACACCGGCCTTCCCATGGGGGTCGAGGTGGTCGGCCCGGACGGTGACCTGTTCGACGACGTGGACCGGATGTTCGTCTTCCCGCTGCCGCACGGGGTCGACGACCTGGTCACGGCGGCCGTCGCCGCGGGCGTACAGAAATTCGTCGTGCTCTCGTCGCTGGCCGCGGCCGGCGAGTTCGCCCGCGACCTCGGGTCGGCGAGTTACACCCACCACCGCGCGATCGAGGAGTCGGTGACCACGCGCACCGGCGAGTGGACCATCGTGCGGCCCGGCACGTTCGCGAACATTCTGCTGTCCTGGGCCTGGCCGATCCGGTCCGGCGCGCCGATCCGGGCGCCCTACGTCAACTCCGCGCAGGCGCCGATCCACGAGGCCGACGTCGGCGAGGTCGCGGCCGCGATCCTGACCTCGGACGGTCACCGCGGCGCGACCTACCCGCTGACCGGCCCGCAGTCGCTGACCCGGGCCGAGCAGGTGGCCGCGATCGCCGCCGGGATCGGCCGCGAGATCAGGCTGATCGAGATCACCCCGGACGAGTTCCGCTCCGACATGCGGCAGCTCCACGTGCCCGACGACATCGTCGACATGCTGCTGGACTACTGGTCGGACACGGTCGCCGAGCCGGACCGGGTCCGCCCCGGCGTCGCCGACCTCACCGGGCACGCGGCCCGCACGCTGACCGACTGGGCCCGCGACCACCGCGCCGACCTCACCTGACTCGCACTCACCTGCCGATCGGGCCTCACTTGCCGATCGGGATCGTGGCCTGGAGGAAGATCGGCTCGTCCACCGCCCACGCGCAGTCGCTTGCCGGGACACCGGCCGGCTGGTACATGACCCGCAGCTGGTAGGCGTCCCCCTCGGCGCGCAGCAGGAACCACCAGGGGCAGCCGCCGGTCTCCTTGGTGGCCGAGTACAGATAGTTGCTGTACTCGAACGGCTTCCACCCGGACCGCTGGGCGAGCTGGGCGTAATA
Above is a genomic segment from Actinoplanes ianthinogenes containing:
- a CDS encoding NAD(P)H-binding protein gives rise to the protein MTILVTGATGAVGRHVVTALVAAGERVRATSRKPQDTGLPMGVEVVGPDGDLFDDVDRMFVFPLPHGVDDLVTAAVAAGVQKFVVLSSLAAAGEFARDLGSASYTHHRAIEESVTTRTGEWTIVRPGTFANILLSWAWPIRSGAPIRAPYVNSAQAPIHEADVGEVAAAILTSDGHRGATYPLTGPQSLTRAEQVAAIAAGIGREIRLIEITPDEFRSDMRQLHVPDDIVDMLLDYWSDTVAEPDRVRPGVADLTGHAARTLTDWARDHRADLT